A segment of the Priestia aryabhattai genome:
GATTTTCTTTGTACCCACGGTTTTGCTAGGCTTTGCCTAGCCCCGCACCTATGGTGGGGGCAAAAACCCCTTATGCTCTTCAGGAATTTAGAGGGGCGGCCATCTTGCTCATGTAAAACCTTTTTTTCGTGAGCAAGATGGCCGCCGATGTTTTCGGCAGGAATAAACAAAAAAAGAAGGCATATCTATAGCATAAGATGGCTGTATACCTCTATTTTAAGCAGCCCTCTTACTCTACGATTATGCCTTCTTTATAACGCAAAATCTTCTAACGTTCGATCAATCATGTCATCTGTAATCCCGATGTATCGGAGTGTGACAGACGGCGCCGAATGGCCAAAGATTTGTTGCAACATGGCCACATCTTTCGTTCGTTGGTAGAAGTGATAGCCAAATGTTTTTCGCATGGTATGGGTACCGATGGCCCCTTTAATACCACACGCGCGTGCAGCGCCGTTAATGGTCCTCCAGGCCGTTTCTCGCCGAACATGACTTGTACCCTTACGAGAAGGAAAAAGAAGGTCAGAATCGGCCATATGGCGCGTGTACTTTTCAATCTCTTGTTGAAGGTTATGTGGAATCCGAATTTTTCGTACATGCCCTGTTTTTTGTTCTCGAAAACGAAGATGATCGGCCGACCGAACATCCATAACCCTTAAAGGTAAAATATCGCTAATGCGTAGCCCGGAATTGATACCAAAGACGAAAAGAAAATAATCGCGATAGGATTTATGTAGTAAATGTTCTTTCATCATGCGAATCTTTTCTGGATCTCGAATGGGTTCAACGGCTTGCTGCCCTTTAATAAGCATAAAACTCACCTCTTTACATATTCAGTATGTTACATTGAATTACGTCTATGTATTTAATATGTTGTATTGATTAGTTTATCATATTCAAAAACAAAGAAGAACCCTTGATAAATAAGGGTTCTTCTTTGTTTTTCATCTGCGTTGAATGCAACATAGTGTTACTTTTGTTGTATTGGTTTATTTAAGAAAATGCCTGTTTGATAGCTGAATCTAAATTCTGAA
Coding sequences within it:
- a CDS encoding site-specific integrase — protein: MLIKGQQAVEPIRDPEKIRMMKEHLLHKSYRDYFLFVFGINSGLRISDILPLRVMDVRSADHLRFREQKTGHVRKIRIPHNLQQEIEKYTRHMADSDLLFPSRKGTSHVRRETAWRTINGAARACGIKGAIGTHTMRKTFGYHFYQRTKDVAMLQQIFGHSAPSVTLRYIGITDDMIDRTLEDFAL